One part of the Vibrio palustris genome encodes these proteins:
- the rpiA gene encoding ribose-5-phosphate isomerase RpiA: MTQDEMKKAAGWAALQYVEKGSIVGVGTGSTVNHFIDALGSIKNDIEGAVSSSEASTEKLKALGIEVFDCNQVSHLDIYVDGADEINPYKDMIKGGGAALTREKIVAAIADKFICIIDETKTVDMLGEFPLPVEVIPMARSYIGREIVKLGGDPAYREGVVTDNGNIILDIHNMKIANPKELERQLNALPGVVTNGLFAARGADIVIVGSSQGARIIK; the protein is encoded by the coding sequence ATGACGCAAGATGAAATGAAGAAAGCCGCTGGTTGGGCCGCTTTACAGTACGTAGAAAAAGGCAGTATTGTCGGCGTGGGCACCGGCTCAACAGTGAATCACTTCATCGATGCACTTGGTTCTATAAAAAATGATATTGAAGGTGCTGTCTCAAGTTCTGAAGCTTCAACAGAGAAGTTAAAAGCTTTGGGTATCGAAGTATTCGATTGCAACCAAGTCTCCCACCTTGATATTTATGTCGATGGCGCCGATGAAATCAATCCTTATAAAGATATGATTAAAGGCGGTGGTGCAGCATTAACCCGTGAAAAAATTGTCGCCGCTATTGCTGATAAATTTATATGTATTATCGATGAAACAAAAACCGTCGATATGCTAGGTGAGTTTCCATTGCCCGTTGAAGTTATCCCAATGGCACGTTCTTATATTGGTCGTGAGATTGTAAAATTAGGTGGCGATCCTGCCTATCGTGAAGGGGTCGTTACAGACAATGGCAATATTATCCTTGATATTCACAATATGAAAATTGCGAATCCTAAAGAACTGGAGCGTCAACTGAACGCGCTACCTGGGGTGGTGACCAACGGGTTGTTTGCTGCTCGGGGTGCAGATATCGTGATTGTTGGCTCCTCGCAGGGTGCACGTATTATTAAGTAA
- a CDS encoding cell division protein ZapA — protein MSNQAVDVEILGKITRVNCPDGQKESLINAAMELDHRLKEMAERTKVTNEVKLLTIAALNISYELNEAKQEQSDNEKMQQRMENLTTALENALSKVKQG, from the coding sequence ATGAGTAATCAAGCGGTTGACGTTGAAATTTTAGGAAAAATCACTAGAGTTAACTGTCCTGACGGGCAGAAAGAGTCATTGATTAATGCTGCTATGGAACTCGATCATCGATTGAAAGAAATGGCTGAACGTACTAAAGTAACAAATGAAGTGAAGTTACTGACTATTGCGGCTTTAAATATTAGCTATGAGCTAAATGAAGCAAAGCAAGAACAAAGCGATAATGAAAAAATGCAACAGCGCATGGAAAATCTAACGACAGCGTTAGAAAACGCGCTAAGTAAGGTTAAGCAAGGATAG
- a CDS encoding YecA family protein encodes MSDNKLPDYDLLTTELKQAGIAVNAAELHGLLTGMLSGGIDITENDWQAVLFDYTNEGLAWPSHLLQQAKALLTFTHEEVSELSLSLSLVIPDSDDSADVMAIADGVADWVNHFISGIGLSKAEVKKGSETAKEALGDLEEISKLAVDEDDDLKEQAELLEHVIEHTKACALALHAEFAIRAEEPEQPTQPTLH; translated from the coding sequence ATGAGTGATAACAAACTGCCAGATTACGACCTCCTTACCACCGAACTTAAGCAAGCGGGGATTGCTGTCAATGCCGCCGAACTGCATGGATTGTTGACCGGCATGCTCTCTGGAGGGATCGATATCACAGAGAATGATTGGCAAGCCGTATTATTTGATTATACCAATGAGGGATTGGCGTGGCCGAGTCATCTTTTGCAACAAGCTAAAGCATTACTCACGTTTACCCATGAAGAAGTAAGCGAACTGAGTTTATCACTGAGTCTCGTTATCCCTGATTCTGACGATAGTGCCGATGTGATGGCGATAGCTGATGGTGTCGCCGATTGGGTAAATCATTTCATTTCGGGTATCGGTCTTAGCAAAGCGGAAGTCAAAAAAGGCTCAGAAACAGCTAAGGAAGCGTTGGGCGATCTTGAAGAGATCTCAAAGCTTGCCGTGGACGAAGATGACGATCTAAAAGAACAGGCTGAATTGCTGGAGCATGTTATTGAGCATACTAAAGCTTGTGCTCTCGCTTTACATGCTGAATTTGCTATTCGTGCTGAAGAGCCAGAGCAGCCAACACAACCGACATTGCATTAA
- a CDS encoding 5-formyltetrahydrofolate cyclo-ligase, which yields MQQSRQDIRSHVRTLRQKLTPQFQQSAAEQLVKQCVTSQAFIDSQHIALYLSNDGELDTAPLIQALWLQGKSLYLPVLHPFAKGQLLFLHYTPQSTMVDNCFGIAEPKLDQRAIIPAQQLDLICTPLVAFDSQCQRLGMGGGYYDRTLSRWFATGVGAKPLGLAHDCQRVDNIPIEPWDIPLPQIITPTHIWQR from the coding sequence ATGCAACAATCTCGTCAAGACATTCGCTCGCACGTCCGTACTCTGCGTCAAAAGTTAACACCTCAATTCCAGCAAAGCGCTGCCGAGCAACTGGTCAAACAATGCGTAACCTCACAAGCATTCATCGATAGCCAACATATAGCTTTGTACTTATCCAATGATGGCGAATTAGACACAGCTCCACTTATCCAAGCACTTTGGTTACAAGGTAAATCTCTTTATTTACCCGTATTGCACCCTTTCGCAAAGGGACAATTATTGTTTTTACATTACACGCCACAAAGTACAATGGTAGACAACTGTTTTGGCATTGCTGAGCCCAAGCTCGATCAACGAGCCATTATCCCGGCGCAGCAATTAGATCTCATTTGTACACCTTTAGTCGCTTTCGATAGTCAATGTCAACGCTTAGGTATGGGAGGCGGCTATTACGACCGTACACTATCCCGATGGTTTGCAACTGGCGTTGGCGCTAAACCGCTCGGTCTTGCCCATGACTGCCAGCGTGTTGATAACATTCCGATTGAACCGTGGGATATCCCACTCCCACAGATCATCACTCCTACTCATATCTGGCAACGCTAA